The following are from one region of the Pocillopora verrucosa isolate sample1 chromosome 3, ASM3666991v2, whole genome shotgun sequence genome:
- the LOC136279547 gene encoding NLR family CARD domain-containing protein 4-like produces MRNKDGAIRLAGLLNVDKCRENLKSYYDTFSKVKIVPWDESSSIEINGIYTPLNWMRDHRKPSGVTQEELEDYTDMLKGKHTRMLVYGRPGIGKTTFCKKAAYDWSKALTEILMNFSILLLIKLRDVYDVRNIRDVLLASKLLASDGPISVNSLYDYMINNQDKVLLILDGYDEYSFAEEHSPILAIWKGEQLRDCHVIVTTRQLECDKLRGPSHVQLEIQGFKSWERKRTYARKFMASEQDCDEFMSYLKEKDLYDMAEIPLLLLMLCILWKEKHHEGLPKLRADIFTQFIQTMLDHKGEIQQPMPFQNVTSTEAKEDLSNLGKAALEALLQDRLYVRCSNFPGNISRSFEKLSEVGLFQIVNLTSLNPEKGAYFIHKSVQEFLAAWHIREEVLSIKGESTPSLSKVESFKKIVKMNEVLKFACELSTEAACAVFHHVGSVGRKESLSKHDFIYLLQETVPPALSEIQKLYLGLISHSYFCCSAEKRRDLCSVFPSYTGGILSLDSNQLNVTANEHLLKSGMIPDAIFFPSEKDSSEKSYRDLITVVEDTDAVFFSCSGEKKAADLLKKFPPRPLRKFFLKRERKIIVYVNQIDNHRDTLPTEMLRELISPTTESTQVKRVGDPLNEHDSGTASYLTKNTNSITGPTPHSLSCLSCIRISHIGRQEMKMLADCLPLFTALLSILISGNPFEIIDAQLTETLVSRVIFTDRLDTLVLDNINLTAKPAAVIGRSLHQAPCLRWLDLSDNPLGEGVSVLTQHLSRFPHLAVLLLSNVKMTRQQVNDLSAAVRQSNISRLNTDYHDRNGNVKPEEKWPTDENWRNCMDRKKSQILTLVTKKSLSPTWKRN; encoded by the exons ATGAGAAACAAGGATGGCGCCATAAGGCTAGCAG GACTGTTGAATGTTGACAAGTGCCGAGAGAATCTAAAATCTTATTATGACACCTTCAGTAAGGTGAAAATCGTTCCATGGGACGAAAGCTCTTCCATTGAGATTAATGGGATCTACACACCGTTGAATTGGATGAGAGATCACAGGAAGCCCAGCGGAGTGACACAAGAGGAACTTGAAGACTATACCGACATGTTGAAGGGAAAACATACACGAATGCTTGTGTATGGTCGGCCAGGAATTGGCAAGACTACGTTTTGTAAGAAGGCTGCATATGACTGGTCGAAAGCCTTAACAGAAATCCTTATGAACTTTAGCATTTTGCTTTTGATTAAGTTGAGAGATGTGTATGACGTGAGAAACATCCGCGACGTTTTACTTGCGTCTAAATTGCTGGCCAGTGATGGTCCGATCTCAGTTAATAGTCTCTATGATTAcatgattaacaatcaagataaaGTGCTTCTTATTTTGGATGGCTACGATGAGTACAGCTTTGCAGAAGAACACTCACCCATCCTTGCAATTTGGAAGGGTGAGCAACTAAGAGATTGTCACGTCATTGTCACCACGCGTCAACTTGAATGTGACAAGTTAAGAGGCCCGAGCCACGTTCAGTTAGAAATTCAAGGTTTCAAAAGCTGGGAACGCAAAAGAACCTATGCGAGAAAATTTATGGCAAGTGAGCAAGATTGTGACGAGTTCATGTCctacctgaaagaaaaagatctcTATGACATGGCAGAAATACCTCTCCTCCTGCTGATGCTGTGTATTTTGTGGAAAGAGAAACATCACGAGGGACTGCCAAAATTACGGGCCGACATATTCACACAATTCATTCAAACCATGCTAGATCACAAAGGTGAAATTCAACAGCCTATGCCATTTCAGAACGTGACCTCAACAGAAGCTAAAGAAGACTTAAGTAATCTTGGAAAGGCTGCCTTGGAAGCACTTCTACAAGACCGTCTTTACGTACGCTGTAGCAATTTCCCCGGcaatatttcaagaagttttgaaaaattaagtgaaGTTGGGCTTTTCCAGATTGTCAATCTTACGAGTCTAAATCCTGAGAAAGGGGcctatttcattcataaatctGTACAGGAGTTCCTTGCAGCCTGGCACATTAGGGAGGAAGTGTTGTCGATTAAAGGAGAAAGTACGCCTAGCCTTTCCAAAGTTGAATCATTTAAAAAGATCGTGAAGATGAATGAAGTTCTCAAATTTGCCTGTGAGCTGTCAACAGAAGCCGCGTGCGCAGTTTTCCATCATGTAGGGTCTGTTGGAAGAAAGGAATCTTTGTCGAAACATGATTTTATTTATCTGCTTCAGGAGACTGTACCACCCGCGTTGTCTGAAATTCAAAAACTTTATCTTGGGCTTATCTCGCATAGCTACTTTTGTTGTTCGGCCGAGAAGAGGCGAGATCTCTGCTCAGTGTTTCCCTCTTACACTGGAGGTATTTTGTCTCTTGATTCCAACCAGCTGAACGTTACTGCAAATGAACATTTGCTGAAATCTGGCATGATACCCGACGCTATCTTTTTTCCTTCCGAAAAAGATTCTTCTGAGAAAAGCTATCGAGACTTGATCACTGTGGTGGAGGACACagatgctgttttttttagcTGTTCGGGCGAAAAGAAAGCCGCAGATTTGCTGAAGAAGTTCCCGCCTCGTCCTTTGAGAAAGTTCTTtttgaagagagagagaaaaatcatTGTTTATGTTAATCAAATAGATAACCATCGTGACACTCTTCCGACTGAAATGCTGCGAGAGCTCATTTCGCCAACAACAGAGTCTACTCAGGTGAAGCGTGTTGGTGATCCGTTGAATGAACACGACAGCGGAACAGCTTCATATTTGACTAAGAACACTAACAGCATCACTGGTCCGACTCCACACAGCCTTTCCTGTTTGAGTTGCATTAGAATTTCCCACATAGGAAGGCAAGAGATGAAGATGTTGGCTGATTGCTTACCACTTTTCACTGCTCTGCTTTCTATACTTATTTCTGGGAATCCCTTTGAAATCATAGATGCTCAGTTGACAGAGACCCTGGTGTCTCGTGTCATCTTCACTGACAGACTTGACACATTAGTACTTGATAATATCAATTTAACAGCCAAACCTGCCGCAGTCATCGGCAGATCTCTGCACCAGGCTCCTTGCCTGCGATGGCTCGACTTGTCAGATAACCCTCTTGGTGAAGGAGTAAGTGTTCTCACTCAACATCTCAGCCGTTTTCCTCACCTGGCGGTGCTGTTGCTTTCTAATGTTAAAATGACAAGGCAACAAGTGAATGATTTGAGTGCAGCTGTACGTCAGAGTAACATTTCCCGGTTGAACACAGATTACCAC GATCGCAATGGGAATGTCAAACCTGAAGAAAAATGGCCAACAGATGAAAACTGGAGAAATTGTATGGATCGGAAGAAGAGTCAGATACTGACTCTGGTGACGAAGAAGAGCCTGAGTCCTACCTGGAAACGTAACTGA
- the LOC136280050 gene encoding uncharacterized protein, whose product MVEVMEGSSVFWYPHQRAYCSAFKSWSGYVNAVVDIFFTKETLAIASARGSDRKGKSGDANIPLTPLIIDALVGKVCSKFSKDSPQPSQIIQKINMKCVEARRPPRVREQRAE is encoded by the exons atGGTAGAGGTCATGGAGGGATCCAGTGTCTTCTGGTACCCTCACCAACGGGCCTACTGTTCTGCGTTCAAGTCCTGGTCTGGATATGTCAACGCTGTTGTTGACATATTCTTCACCAAAGAAACACTTGCAATTGCAAGTGCAAGGGGAAGTGACAGAAAAGGCAAAAGCGGTGATGCAAACATTCCGTTGACCCCCCTCATCATTGATGCCCTTGTTG gtaaagtctgttcaaagttttcaaaggaCTCTCCTCAACCGAGCCAAATCATACAGAAGATAAACATGAAATGTGTGGAAGCTAGAAGGCCCCCAAGAGTACGAGAGCAACGAGCAGAATGA